A DNA window from Callospermophilus lateralis isolate mCalLat2 chromosome X, mCalLat2.hap1, whole genome shotgun sequence contains the following coding sequences:
- the LOC143385982 gene encoding homeobox protein ESX1-like produces the protein MDPPQECSLEDASYQSLGIGELMEKVQDKKTAKISVIVKGGDDHGQKIRSESEQGATAEACYTGAGALGPVNQKGGGDEKPRLQQLKEPGHEAAEGSQSGDTDQSDFCNKLSQLQLQELDRVFQRTQYPDVFARKELAIPLSVTEGKAEPNKPEKPNLPEKPF, from the exons ATGGACCCTCCGCAGGAGTGTAGCCTCGAGGACGCCAGCTACCAAAGCCTGGGTATAGGCGAGCTCATGGAGAAAGTTCAGG ATAAGAAGACGGCCAAGATCTCGGTGATTGTAAAGGGTGGAGACGACCATGGGCAGAAGATAAGGTCCGAATCTGAGCAGGGAGCAACAGCAGAAGCCTGCTATACTGGTGCGGGAGCTCTCGGCCCCGTGAACCAGAAGGGCGGCGGTGACGAGAAGCCCAGGCTGCAGCAGTTGAAGGAGCCAGGCCACGAGGCCGCTGAGGGTTCGCAGTCCGGAGACACCGACCAGAGCGACTTTTGCAACAAGTTGAGCCAATTGCAACTGCAGGAACTAGATCGCGTTTTCCAACGCACTCAATACCCCGACGTGTTCGCACG AAAGGAACTTGCAATACCCCTGAGTGTTACTGAAGGCAAAGCGGAGCCCAATAAACCTGAAAAGCCCAATTTGCCAGAGAAGCCATTCTAA